One region of Bacillus zhangzhouensis genomic DNA includes:
- a CDS encoding PRD domain-containing protein, with the protein MFKIKKVLNSSVVLAEDQNQQEMVLFGRGIGYGQKPGQMIEEKKADQVFMSVDNMRAKEFLQLLDSMPQEFIDLTQHIVQYAEKRLNSTLNSGVYFTLMDHLNFAVERHKKNINITNRVYWEIKNYYTEEFEVGNYALELVNDTLGIQLPKEEAANIAFHLINALGEESDSKDGMKYAKMIGSIVNLVRYSLNMKMDQENIHYSRFITHVKFFVERFYADKLLSDQENELFEQIAHLYPQAMDVAFKIKDYIKQVHSIIIPNEELTYLAVHIHRLISYQQLK; encoded by the coding sequence ATGTTTAAAATCAAAAAAGTTTTAAACTCGAGCGTGGTCCTGGCTGAAGATCAGAACCAACAGGAGATGGTTTTGTTCGGCCGAGGAATTGGCTATGGACAGAAACCAGGTCAAATGATAGAAGAGAAAAAAGCAGACCAAGTCTTTATGTCAGTCGATAACATGAGAGCAAAAGAATTTCTTCAACTGCTAGATTCGATGCCTCAGGAGTTTATTGATTTAACTCAACACATCGTCCAATATGCAGAAAAACGTTTAAACTCAACTTTAAATTCAGGTGTTTATTTTACCTTAATGGATCACTTGAATTTTGCAGTGGAACGTCATAAAAAGAATATTAATATTACAAATCGTGTGTATTGGGAAATCAAAAATTACTATACAGAAGAATTTGAAGTAGGGAATTACGCACTTGAGTTAGTCAATGACACATTGGGCATACAATTACCAAAAGAAGAAGCTGCCAATATTGCTTTTCACCTAATTAATGCATTAGGTGAAGAATCCGATTCGAAAGATGGGATGAAATATGCCAAGATGATCGGGAGTATTGTCAATCTTGTGCGGTATTCGTTGAATATGAAAATGGATCAAGAGAATATTCATTACAGCCGGTTCATTACACATGTGAAGTTCTTCGTAGAAAGATTTTATGCTGATAAATTATTATCAGATCAAGAAAATGAGTTATTTGAACAAATTGCACACTTATATCCTCAAGCGATGGATGTTGCTTTTAAGATTAAAGACTATATTAAACAGGTGCATAGTATCATCATTCCTAATGAAGAGCTTACTTATCTTGCGGTACATATACACCGCCTCATATCTTATCAGCAGCTTAAATAA
- a CDS encoding glycoside hydrolase family 1 protein, whose product MTKIKGFPNGFLWGGAIAANQAEGAWNIDGKGPSVADIAMYRSNLSVEDYEGHLAVTTENIDRAMKDPDDKKYPKRRGIDFYHHYKEDLALFAEMGFQTLRISIAWSRIFPTGEEAEPNEKGLQFYDRVFAEMKKHNIEPIVTLSHYEMPLALSVKYNGWVERKVIDLFVKFANVCFERYKNDVKYWLTFNEIDSIHRHSFITAGIIPDRCPEGKVEETVYQALHHQFVASALVTADCHRIIPGSQVGCMLTKLTTYPHTCHPNDVEKALKQNLENYFYADVQVFGEYPPLIKRMLERKDIHIQMEADDLTILKENTVDFISFSYYMSLTESAQEGLEETEGNTIRGVKNPYLPSTDWGWQIDPVGLKISLIELYDRYQKPLIIVENGMGAKDVVESDGSIHDDYRINYFKEHFRQMREAIEEGVDLFGYTSWGSIDIISAGTSQMSKRYGFIHVDQDDDGNGTLKRSRKDSFYWYKKVIETNGESLD is encoded by the coding sequence ATGACAAAAATCAAAGGTTTTCCAAATGGATTTTTATGGGGCGGGGCCATTGCTGCTAACCAGGCAGAAGGCGCTTGGAATATAGATGGAAAGGGACCGTCTGTTGCAGATATTGCAATGTACCGTTCCAACTTGAGTGTAGAAGATTATGAAGGTCATCTTGCTGTTACCACTGAAAATATAGATCGTGCGATGAAAGATCCAGATGATAAAAAATACCCAAAACGCAGAGGTATCGATTTCTATCATCACTATAAAGAGGATTTGGCTCTCTTTGCTGAAATGGGATTTCAAACACTTCGCATTTCTATTGCATGGAGTCGTATCTTCCCTACTGGAGAAGAAGCGGAACCGAATGAAAAAGGGCTGCAATTTTATGATCGTGTATTTGCAGAAATGAAAAAACACAACATAGAACCGATTGTGACACTCTCTCATTATGAAATGCCTTTAGCCCTTAGTGTGAAATATAACGGCTGGGTTGAAAGAAAAGTAATCGATCTCTTTGTGAAGTTCGCCAACGTCTGTTTTGAACGTTATAAAAATGATGTAAAATATTGGCTGACTTTTAATGAAATTGATAGTATTCACCGCCACTCTTTCATTACAGCGGGAATTATTCCTGATCGCTGCCCAGAAGGAAAAGTAGAAGAGACGGTGTACCAAGCACTTCATCATCAATTTGTCGCATCTGCTCTTGTAACAGCAGATTGCCATCGTATCATCCCAGGCAGCCAGGTAGGGTGTATGCTGACAAAATTGACAACGTATCCGCATACGTGCCACCCGAATGATGTGGAAAAAGCTTTGAAACAAAACTTAGAAAACTATTTCTATGCAGATGTGCAGGTGTTTGGTGAGTATCCACCGCTGATCAAGCGTATGCTTGAGAGAAAAGATATTCATATTCAGATGGAAGCAGATGATCTTACTATTTTAAAAGAAAACACAGTAGATTTTATCTCATTCAGCTACTACATGTCTTTAACGGAATCAGCCCAAGAAGGATTAGAAGAGACAGAAGGGAACACAATTCGTGGAGTCAAAAACCCTTATCTTCCTTCAACTGACTGGGGCTGGCAAATTGATCCGGTTGGTCTGAAAATTTCTTTGATTGAATTGTATGATCGCTATCAAAAACCTCTTATCATTGTAGAGAACGGCATGGGTGCAAAGGATGTAGTTGAAAGTGATGGCTCAATCCATGACGACTATCGTATTAACTATTTTAAAGAGCATTTCCGTCAAATGAGAGAAGCGATTGAAGAAGGCGTCGATCTCTTTGGATATACGAGCTGGGGCTCAATTGATATTATTAGTGCAGGTACATCACAAATGTCAAAACGCTATGGATTCATTCACGTAGATCAAGATGATGACGGGAACGGGACATTAAAGCGATCTCGAAAAGACTCATTTTATTGGTACAAAAAAGTCATTGAGACAAATGGTGAATCGCTTGATTGA
- a CDS encoding beta-glucoside-specific PTS transporter subunit IIABC, whose protein sequence is MNYTQVAKDVLQHVGGKENIAHLEHCSTRLRFTLIDQKKADVPALEKTPGVIAVRMSGQCQVVIGNDVIEVYQKVTSLIGSSSSGQEVPSNQPKEKRKAGTVLLDFIVGVFQPLVPAIAGGGILKSFLLLFSLLGWLDAKGQTYQILNMVGDAPLYFLPLLVAVTTANKLKVNPLVALSAVGALLLPNMTTMLTEGTQLLSFDVKNIAYAYQVFPAILSVLFYAQMEKFFTRFSPKPIRIFFVPMMSLVITVPVTLLLLGPIGFTAGQGFSSIILAVFNTVGWVAVAILAAVLPFMVASGMHKAMVPYAVTTMGTLGKEALYLPASLAHNIAESGACFAVALRTKDKVLRSTAISAGISAFFGITEPALYGVTLQNKRVLGSVMIGSFVGGVFIGLVGIQAFVLVGPGLASMSMFISDQLPRNLMFAIFGAVISFIVAFIAAFVLNKDRTVEEKTKDQAGFAEKIGAGETFKSPVIGQMISLSEVKDDIFSSKVMGEGIAIVPSKGALYAPVDGEVTLLFETNHALGMKTDQGVEVLFHIGIDTVQLEGQYFHPKVQAGDRIQAGDLLIEFDLEKIMKAGYDPVTLAVVTNTDQYDIKVHPLQEVNRQDTLMVVTQLGG, encoded by the coding sequence ATGAATTACACACAAGTTGCCAAAGACGTTTTACAGCATGTAGGCGGCAAAGAGAACATTGCGCACCTTGAGCACTGTTCAACAAGACTTCGTTTCACACTAATCGATCAGAAAAAAGCAGATGTACCGGCACTAGAAAAAACACCAGGTGTTATAGCGGTCAGAATGTCAGGACAATGCCAGGTAGTCATTGGAAATGACGTCATTGAAGTGTATCAAAAGGTAACAAGTTTAATAGGCAGCAGCTCATCAGGACAAGAAGTGCCATCCAATCAGCCAAAAGAAAAAAGAAAAGCAGGCACAGTTCTGTTAGATTTCATTGTAGGTGTCTTCCAGCCGCTTGTTCCAGCTATCGCAGGCGGAGGAATTTTAAAATCATTTCTCCTCCTTTTCTCTTTATTAGGCTGGTTGGATGCAAAGGGACAAACCTATCAAATACTGAATATGGTAGGTGACGCACCACTTTACTTTCTGCCTTTACTAGTTGCTGTTACGACTGCCAATAAACTAAAAGTAAATCCATTGGTTGCATTATCAGCAGTTGGTGCGCTTCTTCTGCCGAACATGACGACGATGCTTACAGAAGGTACGCAATTACTGTCATTCGATGTAAAAAATATAGCTTATGCGTATCAAGTGTTTCCGGCAATCCTTTCTGTATTGTTTTACGCGCAAATGGAAAAATTCTTTACGCGGTTTTCACCAAAACCAATTCGGATTTTCTTTGTTCCGATGATGTCATTGGTCATTACTGTACCAGTTACACTACTTTTGTTAGGACCGATTGGTTTTACAGCGGGACAAGGTTTTTCATCTATAATTCTTGCGGTGTTTAATACGGTAGGCTGGGTAGCTGTCGCAATTTTAGCAGCGGTCCTCCCATTCATGGTTGCATCAGGCATGCACAAAGCAATGGTCCCTTATGCAGTCACAACGATGGGAACCCTTGGGAAAGAAGCCCTTTATTTACCGGCATCACTTGCGCATAATATTGCGGAAAGTGGAGCGTGTTTTGCTGTGGCCCTTCGAACAAAAGACAAGGTACTCAGATCAACAGCCATTTCGGCAGGAATTTCAGCATTTTTTGGGATCACAGAGCCTGCGTTATATGGTGTGACACTTCAAAATAAGCGAGTCCTTGGAAGTGTTATGATTGGTTCGTTTGTTGGTGGAGTTTTCATTGGTTTAGTTGGTATACAAGCCTTTGTGCTTGTTGGACCTGGATTAGCAAGCATGTCGATGTTTATATCAGATCAGCTCCCGCGAAATTTGATGTTTGCTATCTTTGGAGCGGTTATTTCGTTTATTGTCGCCTTTATCGCTGCTTTTGTATTAAATAAAGATCGAACAGTTGAAGAAAAGACAAAGGACCAAGCTGGGTTTGCTGAAAAAATTGGAGCGGGAGAAACATTCAAAAGTCCTGTGATTGGTCAAATGATCTCTCTATCTGAAGTTAAAGATGATATTTTCTCTTCAAAGGTCATGGGAGAAGGAATTGCCATTGTACCTTCAAAAGGAGCACTTTATGCACCAGTAGATGGTGAAGTAACCTTACTGTTCGAAACAAACCATGCACTTGGTATGAAAACGGACCAAGGGGTTGAAGTATTGTTCCACATCGGCATTGACACCGTTCAGTTGGAAGGACAGTATTTCCATCCAAAAGTGCAGGCTGGAGATCGTATTCAAGCGGGTGATTTATTGATTGAATTTGATCTAGAAAAAATCATGAAAGCAGGATATGATCCAGTAACACTTGCTGTAGTCACAAATACAGATCAATATGATATTAAGGTACACCCATTACAAGAGGTCAATCGTCAAGATACATTGATGGTTGTTACACAATTAGGAGGCTAA
- a CDS encoding amino acid permease: MAQQELKRDLSNRHVQLIAIGGTIGTGLFLGSGKAIQLAGPSIIFAYLIVGMAIFFVMRALGELLLSKAGYQSLTDIAEDYLGPWASFVTGWTYWFCWIMTAMADVIAVGVYVQYWFDIPQWIPAIICLLILLGLNLLTVKLFGEMEFWFALIKVITILLLIGVGMVLLIIGLQTDAGPVTVTNLWSHGGLFPNGITGFLLSFQMVIFAYVGVELVGVSAAETANPQKNIPSAINKIPLRILFFYVGAIFVLLCINPWTELSASESPFVKTFGLIGIPVAAGLINFVVLTSAASACNSGMFSTSRILYNLSHQKQGPASFGRLNKHAVPSNALFVSTIVVSAGALLSKLIPEQAFGIVTTISAICFIWVWSIILICHLKYKKTRPDLHAASTFKAPFTPSVNICVLALFAAILVIMLFADATRPALLLTPVWFGFLFLIYARKKRFAS; this comes from the coding sequence TTGGCACAACAAGAATTAAAACGAGATTTATCAAACCGTCATGTGCAATTGATAGCCATTGGCGGAACCATTGGAACAGGGTTGTTTTTAGGATCTGGAAAAGCCATTCAATTGGCAGGTCCATCAATCATTTTTGCTTATTTAATTGTTGGAATGGCCATCTTTTTTGTCATGAGGGCCCTTGGAGAATTGCTTTTATCGAAGGCAGGCTATCAGTCATTAACCGATATTGCGGAGGACTATCTCGGGCCATGGGCTTCCTTTGTGACAGGGTGGACATATTGGTTTTGCTGGATTATGACAGCGATGGCGGATGTCATTGCGGTCGGGGTGTATGTGCAGTATTGGTTTGACATCCCGCAATGGATTCCCGCCATCATTTGTTTGTTGATTTTACTAGGGTTGAATTTATTAACTGTGAAGCTTTTTGGAGAAATGGAATTTTGGTTTGCACTCATTAAAGTGATTACGATTTTATTATTGATCGGTGTTGGAATGGTTCTTTTAATCATTGGTTTGCAAACAGATGCCGGACCGGTGACGGTAACGAATTTATGGTCTCATGGCGGGTTATTCCCAAATGGTATCACAGGCTTCTTGCTGTCATTCCAGATGGTGATTTTTGCGTATGTGGGAGTTGAACTTGTCGGTGTGTCCGCAGCAGAAACAGCCAATCCGCAAAAAAACATTCCTTCTGCTATTAATAAGATTCCATTAAGAATTCTTTTTTTCTATGTGGGTGCAATCTTTGTCTTACTATGTATCAACCCATGGACTGAGCTCAGTGCATCAGAAAGTCCTTTTGTGAAAACCTTCGGACTCATTGGGATACCAGTAGCAGCGGGGCTCATCAACTTTGTCGTCCTGACATCTGCGGCATCAGCTTGTAATAGCGGCATGTTCTCGACGAGCCGCATTTTGTATAATCTCAGTCATCAAAAGCAGGGACCAGCTTCCTTTGGACGTTTGAACAAGCACGCTGTCCCAAGTAATGCGCTATTCGTTTCAACGATTGTGGTATCGGCCGGTGCTCTTTTAAGCAAGCTGATACCCGAACAAGCCTTTGGTATTGTGACCACGATTAGTGCTATTTGTTTCATTTGGGTATGGAGTATTATTTTAATTTGTCATTTGAAATATAAAAAAACTCGGCCTGATCTGCATGCAGCATCTACCTTTAAAGCACCGTTCACACCTTCTGTGAACATTTGTGTTCTTGCGCTTTTTGCTGCCATTCTCGTGATCATGCTCTTCGCAGACGCAACACGTCCAGCACTGTTATTGACACCGGTATGGTTTGGTTTCTTATTTTTGATTTATGCACGAAAGAAACGCTTTGCATCGTAA
- a CDS encoding restriction endonuclease, with amino-acid sequence MTKWWMIRAGDQNELISIWEKKGIASIGWAKLGNPKQYQTKQEMNARADVIFAENKPFTRRSWVSQIWRFSREIKKGDRIITYLKESREYRIGTVTAPHFFDEAAGDKMYPNHIKVNWEPIAVKRDSLSQPAKNSLGSISTVFRVDDWGQEIEHLLKNPASIAAYEDEIEEDEIIEDLVSKATVMIADKVDKLNPWQMQDLVGGLLQAMSYNVRVSPKGPDGGVDVLAYKDAFGFEKPIIKVQVKHRQTSASSPEVQQLLGANPMNANSLFVSTGGFTSNAKAVAKHNEVHLVDLEELVDLIVHWYEHMPAETRSLLPLKKVYVPE; translated from the coding sequence TTGACGAAATGGTGGATGATTCGTGCAGGTGACCAAAATGAGTTAATTTCAATTTGGGAAAAGAAAGGCATTGCATCAATCGGATGGGCGAAATTAGGTAATCCGAAACAATATCAAACAAAGCAAGAGATGAATGCTCGTGCTGACGTCATATTCGCCGAGAACAAACCTTTTACAAGGAGAAGCTGGGTTAGTCAGATATGGAGGTTCAGTAGAGAAATTAAAAAGGGAGATCGAATCATTACATATTTAAAAGAGAGTCGCGAATATCGAATAGGTACAGTGACTGCTCCGCATTTTTTTGATGAAGCAGCTGGAGATAAAATGTATCCAAATCATATCAAGGTGAATTGGGAGCCAATCGCTGTTAAAAGAGATTCTCTCAGTCAACCAGCTAAGAACAGCCTCGGTTCTATATCAACTGTTTTTCGTGTAGATGATTGGGGACAAGAGATTGAACATTTACTCAAGAACCCTGCTTCTATTGCAGCATACGAAGATGAAATAGAAGAAGATGAAATTATTGAAGATTTAGTCAGCAAAGCAACTGTTATGATTGCAGATAAGGTAGATAAACTGAATCCGTGGCAGATGCAAGATTTAGTCGGGGGCTTACTGCAAGCTATGTCATACAATGTTCGCGTAAGTCCAAAAGGACCTGATGGCGGTGTTGATGTATTAGCTTATAAAGATGCATTTGGATTTGAAAAACCTATTATTAAAGTACAAGTTAAGCATCGGCAAACCTCAGCCAGTTCCCCAGAAGTACAACAATTATTAGGGGCTAATCCCATGAATGCGAATAGTTTATTCGTTTCTACTGGTGGATTCACATCTAATGCCAAAGCTGTTGCAAAGCACAATGAAGTTCATTTAGTGGATTTAGAAGAACTCGTAGATCTTATTGTACATTGGTATGAGCATATGCCAGCTGAGACAAGGTCTTTATTACCTTTGAAAAAAGTGTATGTCCCTGAGTGA
- the bglA gene encoding 6-phospho-beta-glucosidase BglA, translating to MMTLPKDFLWGGALAAHQFEGGWNEGGKGPSVVDVMTAGAHGVPRQITETIEEGTFYPNHEAIDFYHRYKEDIALFAEMGLKCLRTSIGWSRIFPKGDEAEPNEAGLQFYDDVFDELLKHGIEPVITLSHFEMPLHLAKEYGGFRSRKVAEYFVKFAEVCFNRYKDKVTYWMTFNEINNKMDVNNPLFLWTNSGVTVKEGENAKEVMYQAGHHELLASAWAVAKGKEINPAFQIGAMVSHVPIYPYSSNPEDVMLAEEYMRQRYFFPDVQVRGYYPNYALKEFEREGYHIPFEEGDEESLRKGKVDYLGFSYYMSTTVKSDTVSDHNGDIVNGALPHGVDNPYIKSSDWGWSIDPTGLRYTLNRFYDRYQIPLFIVENGFGAIDQVEEDGSIHDPERIQYLASHIKALKKAVEYDGVDLIGYTPWGIIDIVSFTTGEMKKRYGMIYVDRDNEGNGSMKRLKKDSFTWYQNVIATDGEEV from the coding sequence ATAATGACTTTACCAAAAGATTTTCTATGGGGCGGAGCATTAGCTGCACATCAATTTGAAGGTGGATGGAATGAAGGAGGAAAAGGTCCAAGTGTTGTAGATGTGATGACAGCAGGTGCTCACGGAGTACCGAGACAAATAACGGAGACGATAGAAGAAGGGACATTTTATCCGAATCATGAAGCGATCGATTTCTATCATCGTTATAAAGAAGATATTGCGTTGTTTGCCGAGATGGGTTTAAAATGCTTACGTACATCAATCGGCTGGAGCCGGATTTTCCCTAAGGGAGATGAAGCGGAACCGAATGAAGCAGGTTTACAGTTTTATGATGATGTATTTGATGAACTGCTCAAGCATGGCATCGAACCTGTGATTACACTGTCTCACTTTGAGATGCCGCTCCATTTGGCAAAAGAGTACGGCGGATTCCGCAGCCGAAAAGTCGCTGAGTATTTCGTGAAATTCGCAGAAGTGTGCTTCAATCGATACAAAGACAAGGTCACATACTGGATGACATTTAATGAAATCAATAACAAAATGGATGTCAACAACCCGCTGTTTCTTTGGACAAATTCAGGGGTAACAGTCAAAGAAGGCGAAAATGCCAAAGAAGTCATGTATCAAGCAGGACACCATGAATTACTTGCAAGTGCATGGGCAGTAGCCAAAGGAAAAGAGATCAATCCTGCTTTCCAAATCGGAGCGATGGTTTCTCATGTGCCAATCTATCCATACTCCTCAAATCCAGAGGATGTCATGCTTGCAGAGGAATATATGAGACAGCGCTATTTCTTCCCAGATGTACAGGTTCGCGGCTACTATCCGAACTATGCACTAAAAGAATTCGAACGCGAAGGCTACCACATTCCGTTTGAAGAAGGCGATGAAGAAAGTTTAAGAAAAGGGAAAGTGGATTATCTGGGTTTTAGTTACTACATGTCGACAACGGTTAAAAGTGATACTGTGTCTGACCACAACGGAGACATTGTCAATGGAGCTCTGCCGCATGGTGTAGATAACCCTTATATCAAATCAAGTGACTGGGGCTGGTCCATTGACCCGACAGGCTTAAGGTATACATTGAATCGTTTTTACGATCGTTATCAAATCCCGCTATTCATCGTAGAGAATGGATTTGGTGCAATAGATCAAGTGGAAGAAGACGGTTCTATTCACGATCCAGAAAGAATTCAATATCTGGCTTCTCATATCAAAGCACTGAAAAAAGCCGTCGAATACGACGGTGTGGACCTTATTGGCTACACACCTTGGGGCATCATTGATATCGTGTCATTCACAACAGGTGAAATGAAAAAGCGCTACGGCATGATCTATGTTGACCGTGACAATGAAGGAAACGGCTCAATGAAGCGCCTTAAAAAAGATTCGTTTACTTGGTATCAAAATGTCATCGCAACGGACGGTGAAGAAGTGTAA
- a CDS encoding beta-glucoside-specific PTS transporter subunit IIABC produces the protein MSKVRDYQKLAEDILEAVGGEENVVSAARCATRLRLVLKRSNPKAKEAVDSMPGVITVVENGGQFQVVIGQHVGEVYEHFSSLVKLQPSDDDQANENKGTVLNRVIATMSAVFAPFVYILAAAGILQGALILINLVFPSFSKTGTYEVFSFISWAPFTFLPIFIAITAAKHFKTNMFIAVACTAALVSPDWTEIAGRVASGEGVTFFGIALSETVYTSSVLPPLFLVWILSYVERFLNKRIHEVVKPLFVPFICMVVMVPLTILLIGPLSTAGANGIANGYNFLAENVPALAGAIIGGFWQVLVIFGVHWGITPMVLANFEQYGRDSFQAYQTIAVIAQIGAVLGVILKARNRETRKIGVSAGITGLFGISEPAIYGVTLRFKKPFIFGSISGAVGAIVASFFTPYYFAYAGLPGPLTIVNGISSDYPTSIIGILIGVVIALILPVVLIQMFGYGEDKVEQTAGATSDKDQVGEKMNTSMNNEETIPAPLAGKVLPLSEVPDAVFSSGAMGKGFAIEPTDNKLYAPFDGSVVMLAPTKHAIGLRSEFGVELLVHVGIDTVSLDGSAFTLHIKEGSKVKKGDLLMTFDQEAIESKGLKTITPVIVTNTQAFEDVIVEEQSTCQPTDVMITIVK, from the coding sequence ATGTCAAAAGTGAGAGATTATCAAAAGCTTGCAGAAGACATTTTAGAGGCAGTTGGCGGAGAGGAAAATGTGGTGAGTGCCGCAAGATGCGCCACGCGGCTGCGTTTGGTCTTGAAACGCTCGAATCCAAAGGCCAAGGAAGCAGTCGACTCGATGCCTGGCGTCATTACCGTGGTGGAAAACGGCGGTCAATTTCAGGTCGTCATCGGTCAGCATGTTGGTGAGGTATACGAGCATTTTTCCAGCCTTGTTAAGCTGCAGCCGTCTGATGATGATCAAGCAAATGAAAACAAGGGAACAGTGCTGAATCGTGTCATCGCGACTATGTCTGCTGTGTTTGCACCATTTGTGTATATTTTGGCCGCCGCTGGTATTTTACAAGGTGCACTTATCCTCATTAATTTAGTATTTCCAAGCTTCTCGAAAACCGGAACCTATGAAGTCTTTAGCTTTATTTCCTGGGCACCGTTTACGTTCTTGCCTATCTTTATTGCCATAACAGCAGCCAAGCATTTTAAAACGAATATGTTTATCGCAGTAGCGTGTACAGCAGCGCTTGTCAGTCCGGATTGGACGGAGATTGCTGGACGCGTGGCATCAGGGGAAGGCGTTACCTTTTTTGGTATAGCGTTATCTGAAACTGTTTATACCTCATCTGTTTTGCCGCCTCTATTCTTGGTATGGATTCTTTCATATGTAGAGAGATTTTTAAACAAACGCATTCACGAGGTGGTCAAACCGTTATTTGTCCCGTTTATCTGTATGGTCGTCATGGTTCCGTTAACCATTCTATTAATTGGTCCTCTTTCGACAGCAGGCGCGAATGGAATTGCAAACGGATACAATTTCTTAGCAGAAAATGTACCAGCTTTAGCAGGAGCTATTATCGGAGGGTTCTGGCAAGTGCTTGTTATTTTCGGTGTTCACTGGGGCATTACGCCAATGGTGCTCGCTAACTTTGAACAGTATGGACGTGACTCCTTCCAGGCATATCAAACCATCGCTGTTATCGCCCAGATCGGCGCAGTGTTAGGGGTTATTTTAAAAGCAAGAAACCGTGAAACACGAAAAATCGGGGTTTCAGCAGGAATTACGGGTCTCTTTGGAATTTCTGAGCCTGCGATTTATGGGGTCACCCTGCGTTTCAAGAAACCATTTATTTTCGGAAGTATATCTGGAGCGGTCGGTGCGATTGTTGCCAGCTTCTTTACGCCTTATTACTTTGCGTATGCAGGGCTGCCTGGACCACTGACAATTGTAAACGGAATTAGTTCAGATTATCCAACATCGATCATCGGCATATTAATTGGTGTCGTGATTGCGCTGATTTTACCAGTTGTGCTCATTCAAATGTTTGGTTATGGGGAAGATAAAGTGGAACAGACAGCCGGTGCAACATCTGATAAAGATCAAGTTGGAGAAAAAATGAATACTTCAATGAACAATGAAGAAACAATTCCTGCACCGCTTGCAGGGAAAGTGCTCCCGTTATCTGAAGTGCCAGATGCTGTATTTAGCTCGGGTGCGATGGGCAAAGGGTTTGCGATTGAACCGACAGACAATAAGCTGTATGCACCGTTTGACGGTAGTGTCGTCATGCTTGCGCCGACAAAGCATGCGATTGGACTGCGTTCAGAATTTGGTGTTGAGTTACTTGTTCATGTAGGAATTGATACGGTGTCCCTAGATGGATCAGCATTTACTCTTCATATCAAAGAAGGTAGCAAGGTGAAGAAGGGTGACTTGTTGATGACATTTGATCAAGAAGCAATTGAAAGCAAAGGATTAAAAACAATCACACCAGTCATCGTCACCAATACACAAGCGTTCGAAGATGTGATTGTAGAAGAACAATCGACCTGTCAGCCAACGGACGTCATGATAACAATTGTGAAATAG
- a CDS encoding GntR family transcriptional regulator: MLKYQQIASDIEKYIVDHELQQGDKLPVLETLMSQFAVSKSTIIKSLDLLERKGIIYQVRGSGIFVRRHRRKGYISLLSNQGFKKDLEEFQLTSEVLMLDTIKPSEEAALNLNIEQVEDVFYLQRIRYINGQTLCLEESYYRKTIIPYLNTEIAADSVFKFVSEGLGLKVGFSDMYLQVGKLNETEAKHLGLKQNDPALRVETVFHLTNGQPFDFSKITYNYTQSQFFIQANNYYG, encoded by the coding sequence ATGTTAAAGTATCAACAAATTGCGAGCGATATTGAAAAATATATTGTTGACCATGAGCTGCAGCAAGGGGATAAACTCCCTGTACTCGAAACACTCATGAGCCAATTTGCTGTGAGCAAAAGTACCATTATTAAATCATTAGACTTACTCGAAAGAAAAGGAATTATCTATCAAGTGAGGGGCAGCGGCATCTTTGTTCGAAGACACCGGCGCAAAGGCTACATCAGCCTTTTATCCAACCAAGGGTTTAAAAAAGATTTAGAGGAATTTCAACTGACATCAGAGGTTTTAATGCTAGACACCATCAAACCGTCAGAAGAAGCTGCACTTAATTTGAACATTGAACAAGTAGAGGATGTTTTTTACCTTCAACGCATTCGTTACATCAATGGACAAACCTTATGTTTAGAAGAATCCTATTATCGAAAAACCATCATTCCATATCTCAACACAGAAATTGCCGCCGACTCTGTTTTTAAATTCGTCAGTGAAGGTCTTGGACTCAAAGTCGGATTTTCCGATATGTACTTACAAGTAGGCAAACTGAACGAAACCGAAGCAAAGCACCTCGGCCTCAAACAAAACGATCCCGCTCTCCGCGTCGAGACGGTCTTTCATCTCACAAACGGCCAGCCCTTCGACTTCTCGAAAATCACATATAATTACACACAGTCCCAATTTTTTATTCAAGCGAATAATTATTATGGGTGA